Proteins co-encoded in one Garra rufa chromosome 7, GarRuf1.0, whole genome shotgun sequence genomic window:
- the LOC141337987 gene encoding SLAM family member 9-like → MEGDSVTLNTNITEIHEDEDMLWIFGAEKTLIARIKRMKQNFFTYDDVLYDRFRDRLKLDNQSGSLTITNITTEHAGLYKLSRSGIKLSSKTFSVSVYARLPAPAISSNSSQCSSSSSIQQNCSLLCSVVNVENVTLSWYKGNSLLSSISVSDLSISLSLPLEVEYQDKNTYSCVLNNPISNQITHNINITQLCQPCSNSPLKVLISAAAAGFILIVVIGIFGICRKYRRAHQEARLPVPVISSNSSQCSSSSSQQNCSLVCSVVNKVKEEDSVEYVLYLSS, encoded by the exons atggagggagattctgtTACTCTAAACACTAATATTACTGAAATACATGAAGATGAAGACATGCTGTGGATATTTGGTGCTGAAAAGACTCTCATAGCCAGAATTAAAAGAATGAAGCAAAACTTTTTCACATATGATGATGTTCTTTATGACAGATttagagacagactgaagctggacaatcAGTCTGGATCTCTTaccatcacaaacatcacaacTGAACATGCTGGACTCTATAAACTAAGTAGAAGTGGAATCAAGTTGTCATCAAAAACATTCAGTGTTTCTGTCTATG CTCGTCTGCCTGCTCCTGCCATCAGCAGTAACTCTTCACAatgttcatcatcatcatcaatccAGCAGAATTGTTCATTGttgtgttcagtggtgaatgtggAGAAcgtgactctctcctggtacaaaggaaacagtttattgtccagcatcagtgtgtctgatctcagcatcagtctctctctacctctggaggtggaatatcaggataaaaacacctacagctgtgtgctcaacaatcccatcagcaaccagaTCACACACAACATCAACATCACTCAACTCTGTCAGCCATGTTCAA ACTCACCTCTAAAAGTGTTGAtctctgctgctgctgctggattCATATTGATTGTCGTAATTGGGATCTTCGGGATTTGTAGGAAATACCGAAGAGCTCATCAAGAAG CTCGTTTGCCTGTTCCTGTCATCAGCAGTAACTCTTCACAatgttcatcatcatcatcacagcaGAATTGTTCATTggtgtgttcagtggtgaat AAAGTCAAAGAGGAGGATAGTGTGGAGTATGTCCTGTACCTGTCGTCATGA